A window of Methanooceanicella nereidis genomic DNA:
TGCCCAACATACATCCTATACCGAAGACATTCTAAAACCGCCCTTGAAAGTAGCATGGAGTAAGGAAGTGGGAGGGCAATCGGTGGCATCCCCGGTCATCTGGAACGATATGGTGTTCTCAAGCAACGGTGCCGGGAAAAAGATCTTTGCGGTAGACATTAAAAACGGGGCTCCGGTCTGGAGCTTTGCGACTGACGGATATATCGAGTCAACAGCGGCGATATATGACGGAAATATCATATTTGGCTCGTATGACGGGAACGTCTATAAGCTCGATGCGACCACAGGAGATCTTATCTGGAAGTCTTTCGTGAACGGCGGGATGTACTCATCGCCCCTGATATACAAAGATCATGTTTACACAGGTACAGACAGTGACAGATTTTATGCGCTTGACCTTGACAGCGGAAAAATATCCTGGACCATTGACGGCGTCACGCAATCGTCGCCAGCCGGATGGGGAGATAAAGTCTATGCGGCCATGTTCGACGGTGAGCTTTATGCATTGAACGCGAACGACGGAAGCGTAGCCTGGTCATATGATAGCGGCGATGTCTTCCATTCATCCCCGATGGTCTGGAACGGTAAATTGTATATAGCGACGAGGAGCGGCACGCTGTATTCATTCGATGCGAATACAGGGGACATGATATGGGAATATGACCTGAAGTACAGGACAGATGCCACCCCGACAATGGACGAGAATACAAATACAGTCTACATCGGGACGTACGGAGGATACGTACATGCCCTTGATGCAAATACCGGATCGTTGAAATGGGTGTCTGATTTCTATGGCCCGATATACTCCACTTCTGCCGTATCGGGCGATGCGCTATACGGGTCTTCCCAGGACGGCAAGCTCTTTTCGCTAAGAACTAATGATGGCTCATGCCTGTGGACATACGAACTGGGGTCCGAGGTTTTCGCCTCGCCGGCCATATCGGATGGGTATATGATCATCGGGACGTTAGGTAATAAGATCTATGGTTTTATAGAAACGGACATAGAGTCGACGGCGGCCCCGGTAATGGATGGCCCGGACATACCGGCACGGGCAACTACCCCTTCTACGGACATATTAGTATGCCTGTTAATATTGACCACGATAGTATTAATTATAAGAAAAAGGGAATAAAGGGTGTAGACAGCAGGCATAAATGTATATATACTTAAAGTTTAAATGCCTAAGCTAAGCCAATTATCGTTCGGTGTAAAATTGCCGAGAAGGAACGGAGGGCCGACATGAAAGTCGTAATACCGGCCGCAGGTGCTGGAAAGCGCTTATATCCCCATACATATACCAAGCCAAAACCTATGGTCTTTGTCGCAGGTAAGCCGATAATAGGGCATATACTGGATAAGATGGTAGGCGTTGACCCCGAGGAGGTCATCGTCGTAGTGGGATATATGAAAGATAAGATCATCTCTTACATAGATTCCAATTATAAAGATTCGTTCGATAAGATAACATATGTCAACCAGGATCAACAGCTTGGTCTCGGGCATTCCATTTATGTAACTAAGGAAGCCGTCGAAGACAGCCCCATCCTGATAGTGCTGGGTGACATGATCTTTAAGAACGGGTACGGTGAATTTTTAAAGCTGCACGAATGTAACGGAAAATGCTCCGGCTCCATTGGCGTGAAAAACATCGATAATCCACAGCATTATGGTATCGTCTACCTGAACGGCGATAACACAATTAAAAAGATGATAGAAAAGCCTAAGAACTCGACCTCAAACCTTGGCATAGCAGGCGTCTATTTTATCGAGGATACACCTGCGCTGTTCAACGCGCTGGACGATATAGTCTTGAACAGGGAGTCACAGGGAGAGATTCAGCTTACGGATGCGCTCCAGAGATCCATAGAGTATGGCTCTACGTATAAGACGTTCGAAGTAAGCAGCTGGTATGATTGCGGCAGGCCGCAGTCTTTGCTTGAAGTCAACAGGATACTGCTTTCCGAGAAAAACATGTCGGAGGTAGCCGGCAAGAATGTGATCATGATCGAGCCGGTATCGATCGGTAAGAATGCACAGGTCGAAAACTCTATAATAGGGCCTTATGTATCGATAGCTGACGGGTCTATAGTGCAAAACTCTATAATACAGGATAGCATTATTGGCGTTCAGTCAGAGGTAAGATATATGACGCTACGCTCATCCATAATCGGTGACGGCGTCGTTATACACGGTAAGTCTAATTCTCTGAACATAGGGGATTCGTCGACGATAGAATTCTAGATCAGGTGTGGACATGGCATATACTTCATTGGTCACAGGCAGCGCAGGTTTCATAGGATCCCATTTATGCGATCATCTTCTGGAAAAGGGTGAGAGAGTTATCGCTGTAGATAACTTTGGAAGCGGTAATAAGGAGAATATCAATCATCTCGAAGGAAAAGAGGACTTTAAGTTCATAAAACACGACATAAGAGAGCCATTAAAGCTGGATGAAAAGGTCGACTTCGTCTATAACCTTGCATCCAGGGCATCGCCGGCGGATTTTGATAAATTCCCGGTAGAGATAATGATGACCAATAGCCTGGGAGTCTACAATATTATCAATGTAGCGATGGAACATAAGGCAAGGTTCCTGATGGCGTCTACGTCGGAATCATACGGTGACCCGGAAATAAGCCCGCAATCCGAGACCTATTGGGGACACGTAAATCCGGTAGGACCACGCAGCTGCTATGATGAGAGTAAAAGGTTCTCGGAAGCGTTAACTATGACGTTCATAAGGCATCATGGCCTTGACGGGCGCATAATCAGGATCTTCAACACCTACGGGCCCAGGATGAGGCTGGACGACGGAAGGGTCGTCCCGAACTTCGTGACCCAGGCGCTTTCCGGCAATCCGATGACGGTATATGGCGATGGATCGCAGACAAGGAGCTTCTGCTATGTTTCGGATCTCGTAAGGGGTATCTACATGATGATGCATAGCCCGAAAGCTAAAGGCGAGGTCATAAACCTGGGCAACCCGGTAGAGATGACCGTCATGGAATTCGCCCGGCTCATTAAGCAAAAGTCCGGAAGCGATTCTGAGATCGTTTTCAAGCCTCTTCCCGAGAACGATCCGCTCCAGAGAAAGCCGGATATTACAAAAGCCAGGGGGATACTGGGCTGGGAACCGGAGATCAGGGTTGAAGAAGGGCTGGATATCACCATGAAGTGGTTCCATGAGAGAATGCAAAAAGCCATAGAATAAAATTATTGGATAGAGTTATCTGTGTTCAAATACTTAAAGAAAAGGCCGATATTATGAAAACGACACTAATACTGCCTGCATATAATGAAGAGGAAGCCCTACCGAAGACGCTGGAAGAATATTTCGATTACGCCGATGAGATCATCATTGTCAATGACGGCTCTAAGGATAACACGGATAGGCTGGCCAGCGAGTATGCATCTAAATTCGAGAAGGTCAAGTACATAAAGCATGAAGTGAACAGAGGCAAGCCCGAAGCCCTGAGAACAGGCGTAAAAAATTCCACCGGTGACATATTGATATTCACCGATACGGATTGTACTTATCCGGCAAGATATATCCCTGAAGCCATAAAGGAGATAGAGAACGGAGCCGACATGGTCCTCGGCGCCAGGATATTCAACGATCAGAACGTCCCGAAGCTTAACAGGTTAGGTAACAGGATATTCTCAATGCTGATCACGTATTTTTGCTATAGCATGATACTCGATGCCCAGACGGGTTTCAGGGTCATGAGAAAAAGCATATTCCCGCGGCTAGATGTCAATGCGAGGAACCTCGAGTACGAGACCAAGATGACAATGAGGGCGGCCAAGCTCGGTTATGATGTCGTTGAGATACCCATCGAGTACAGGCAGAGAGTGGGCAGGTCAAAATTAAACCCGTTCAAGGACGGGTATAATATGCTAAAATCGATCCCTTCAATAATATGGAAGGAAAGCACGTTACTCCTGAAAAGCGTGCTTGTGGTCAACGCCGTGCTGTTTTCCATCGGCTTATTGTTCGGTGCTTTTTCATTATATCAAAAACTGACCATCGGCGTAGTGACACATGAATACTATCCGTTGATAGCCGTAATTTTCATACTCGTGGCCATGCAGCTCATGAGCTTCAGCCTGATCATGGATTTCATAGTCAACAAGCTGAACATGATAGAGAAGAAGATCAGGAAATGAAAAGACAGGGCTGAGAAGGATGTTAATATTGGCATTCCATAAAAGGGGAAAATAAATGAACGTTATCATCGAGTTATTGATCGCGACAGTGCTTGCTGCCGCCGGGCAGGTATCATGGAAGCTGGGCATGCGAGGGGTCGGAGCGATCGAATCATATGATATTCCTACGCTTTTCAGGATGTTCACGAACTGGCAGGTGGACCTGGGTCTTGCGTTATATGCGATAAGCACGGTATTCTGGCTAAGCGCGCTGTCAAAAAAAGACCTGTCATACGCTTACCCGTTCATTGCCGGGACATATATCTTCGTATTAGTCCTCTCTTATCTGTTCCTGGGAGAGAACTTCGGGATATACCGCGTCATAGGAGCCGGAGTGGTGTTGGCCGGGCTGTTCATTATTATAAGAGGCGGCTGAACTCTCCTTTTCGGATAAGATTATAATATATTCGGAAAACTGATCTTATTAGATTCTTTTTATGGAAGATCAGAGCGAGAAAAAGAATAGGTAATGTTCATGATATTAGCCGAAAGTCGTATCGGCTTACATCAATTCACTATATACTGACCCTATCATTTTAGATATCTTATTAATACTGAACTCTTCTACTGCCCGCTCCCTGGCAGAGAACTTAAGCCTTTCACGATAGGCCTTGTCTGTCATGATATTTTTTATCTCGCGGTAAATAGAAAAAGGGTCGTCAGGCTGTATCAGGATGCCGCCATCACCCAGAACCTCGGGAATGGACCCGCTGAGCGTCGATATGACAGGTAAACGCGAGGCCATGGCCTCCACCAGCACCATCCCGAATTGTTCCTGCCACCATGGGGCTGTGATGCTTGGAAGTATGAAAGCGTCCGAGACATTATAGAGTTTCGGGACCTGTTCATATGAGAAGCTCCCGATGAGGCTCACCTGCCTGTCGATCGCAAGATCCTTGATGATTTTTGCCATATTATCTTTTTCAGGGCCTGACCCGGCGATCAATATCTTTATGTTTCTTGTTTCAACGTCCAGCGATAATAATTTCGCCGCATATAACAGGTCGTAAATCCCTTTCTCTTTAACCAGCCTGCCCATGAACAGGACGTTGAACCCATTATCGGACAGGCCGAACCTCTCGATCAGGGCCGGGTCTGCATCCGCAGGCTTGAACCTTTCAGTATCTACGCCTACCGGTATTGTCCTTATCTTATCTTCGGGCACGCCCTCTATTATCAGTGCCTGTTTCGCCCTTTCCGTAACAGCGATAAAAATGTCAGTGTTATCTTTAACGTACTTTACTATATGGCCGTTTTTCGTCATCTTTTTACAAAAAGGCTTCAAAGGCCCGGGCATACTTTCGCATCCCATGAAAAGCTTCGTCGATAGAAAGGGTATGTTCTCCCAAACTGTCAGTACCAGTTTTTTATTCTTTTCCTTTTTTACCCTGGCTGCCTGATAAGAATAACCGTTAGACGTTTCCGCAGCATGTAATATATCCTTGTCTTCGAGCTCTTTTTCCAGCCCGAACATTTTACCGTTCATACCCCGGGGAAGAGACAGGCCATAAGCCACTCCTTTTGCGACCGACGGTAAAAAACGATAATATTCTTCAAAGGTATGCAGCCTTTTTACCGGAAACCTGATCCCTTCGGTCT
This region includes:
- a CDS encoding outer membrane protein assembly factor BamB family protein — encoded protein: MKRALSLFIIILLALSMPAAMADSWTQAKKDAQHTSYTEDILKPPLKVAWSKEVGGQSVASPVIWNDMVFSSNGAGKKIFAVDIKNGAPVWSFATDGYIESTAAIYDGNIIFGSYDGNVYKLDATTGDLIWKSFVNGGMYSSPLIYKDHVYTGTDSDRFYALDLDSGKISWTIDGVTQSSPAGWGDKVYAAMFDGELYALNANDGSVAWSYDSGDVFHSSPMVWNGKLYIATRSGTLYSFDANTGDMIWEYDLKYRTDATPTMDENTNTVYIGTYGGYVHALDANTGSLKWVSDFYGPIYSTSAVSGDALYGSSQDGKLFSLRTNDGSCLWTYELGSEVFASPAISDGYMIIGTLGNKIYGFIETDIESTAAPVMDGPDIPARATTPSTDILVCLLILTTIVLIIRKRE
- a CDS encoding sugar phosphate nucleotidyltransferase, with the protein product MKVVIPAAGAGKRLYPHTYTKPKPMVFVAGKPIIGHILDKMVGVDPEEVIVVVGYMKDKIISYIDSNYKDSFDKITYVNQDQQLGLGHSIYVTKEAVEDSPILIVLGDMIFKNGYGEFLKLHECNGKCSGSIGVKNIDNPQHYGIVYLNGDNTIKKMIEKPKNSTSNLGIAGVYFIEDTPALFNALDDIVLNRESQGEIQLTDALQRSIEYGSTYKTFEVSSWYDCGRPQSLLEVNRILLSEKNMSEVAGKNVIMIEPVSIGKNAQVENSIIGPYVSIADGSIVQNSIIQDSIIGVQSEVRYMTLRSSIIGDGVVIHGKSNSLNIGDSSTIEF
- a CDS encoding UDP-glucuronic acid decarboxylase family protein, which codes for MAYTSLVTGSAGFIGSHLCDHLLEKGERVIAVDNFGSGNKENINHLEGKEDFKFIKHDIREPLKLDEKVDFVYNLASRASPADFDKFPVEIMMTNSLGVYNIINVAMEHKARFLMASTSESYGDPEISPQSETYWGHVNPVGPRSCYDESKRFSEALTMTFIRHHGLDGRIIRIFNTYGPRMRLDDGRVVPNFVTQALSGNPMTVYGDGSQTRSFCYVSDLVRGIYMMMHSPKAKGEVINLGNPVEMTVMEFARLIKQKSGSDSEIVFKPLPENDPLQRKPDITKARGILGWEPEIRVEEGLDITMKWFHERMQKAIE
- a CDS encoding glycosyltransferase family 2 protein; amino-acid sequence: MKTTLILPAYNEEEALPKTLEEYFDYADEIIIVNDGSKDNTDRLASEYASKFEKVKYIKHEVNRGKPEALRTGVKNSTGDILIFTDTDCTYPARYIPEAIKEIENGADMVLGARIFNDQNVPKLNRLGNRIFSMLITYFCYSMILDAQTGFRVMRKSIFPRLDVNARNLEYETKMTMRAAKLGYDVVEIPIEYRQRVGRSKLNPFKDGYNMLKSIPSIIWKESTLLLKSVLVVNAVLFSIGLLFGAFSLYQKLTIGVVTHEYYPLIAVIFILVAMQLMSFSLIMDFIVNKLNMIEKKIRK
- a CDS encoding EamA family transporter, producing the protein MNVIIELLIATVLAAAGQVSWKLGMRGVGAIESYDIPTLFRMFTNWQVDLGLALYAISTVFWLSALSKKDLSYAYPFIAGTYIFVLVLSYLFLGENFGIYRVIGAGVVLAGLFIIIRGG
- a CDS encoding glycosyltransferase, with amino-acid sequence MKAAIIRGSNMNPFEMQSYAPLRSQIDITGYASYANNFETEGIRFPVKRLHTFEEYYRFLPSVAKGVAYGLSLPRGMNGKMFGLEKELEDKDILHAAETSNGYSYQAARVKKEKNKKLVLTVWENIPFLSTKLFMGCESMPGPLKPFCKKMTKNGHIVKYVKDNTDIFIAVTERAKQALIIEGVPEDKIRTIPVGVDTERFKPADADPALIERFGLSDNGFNVLFMGRLVKEKGIYDLLYAAKLLSLDVETRNIKILIAGSGPEKDNMAKIIKDLAIDRQVSLIGSFSYEQVPKLYNVSDAFILPSITAPWWQEQFGMVLVEAMASRLPVISTLSGSIPEVLGDGGILIQPDDPFSIYREIKNIMTDKAYRERLKFSARERAVEEFSINKISKMIGSVYSELM